In Natronococcus occultus SP4, the following proteins share a genomic window:
- a CDS encoding metallophosphoesterase family protein, producing MLVLGDAHTSDPDRREAFLDHYRRLEPDAVLQVGDLECYELPAPTWFIAGNNEDFDTVEALRAGETAGTRNVHLLASTLATVDGVRVAGLSGNYAPTKYDLPRDELSGERRRHFTHEDVEQAAELPDVDVLLVHEAPTGVLSYGYDPGCERVDELLAALSPELCLVGHHHRHREAEIEGTRVVSLAPAWERYYALDPETLALESHGIDSTE from the coding sequence ATGCTCGTCCTCGGCGACGCCCACACCTCCGACCCGGACCGACGGGAAGCCTTCCTCGATCACTACCGACGGCTCGAACCCGATGCCGTCTTGCAGGTCGGCGACCTCGAGTGCTACGAGCTGCCGGCCCCGACGTGGTTCATCGCCGGCAACAACGAGGACTTCGATACCGTCGAAGCCCTGCGGGCTGGCGAGACGGCGGGGACCCGGAACGTCCACCTGCTGGCGAGTACGCTGGCGACGGTCGACGGCGTCCGCGTGGCGGGGCTCTCGGGCAACTACGCGCCGACGAAGTACGACCTGCCCCGGGACGAGCTCTCCGGGGAGCGTCGGCGACATTTCACCCACGAGGACGTCGAGCAGGCGGCCGAGCTCCCGGACGTTGACGTGTTGCTCGTCCACGAGGCGCCCACCGGGGTGCTATCGTACGGCTACGATCCTGGCTGCGAGCGCGTCGACGAGCTGCTCGCGGCGCTCTCGCCGGAGCTCTGTCTTGTCGGCCACCACCACCGCCACCGGGAGGCCGAGATCGAGGGAACCCGCGTCGTGAGCCTCGCGCCGGCCTGGGAGCGCTACTACGCGCTCGACCCGGAGACGCTGGCGCTCGAGAGCCACGGGATCGACTCGACCGAGTGA